A single genomic interval of Bradyrhizobium sp. CCBAU 53338 harbors:
- a CDS encoding extracellular solute-binding protein, protein MTWWTTPPQGAQLFHSGEIDIMPTFSNRAYQLIAQGDGLAICWNQAFYNSYGWVIPKGNPKAELTRRLIVFSLEPESQAARCAKIGAGPSNVNAYQFMSKDVSR, encoded by the coding sequence GTGACTTGGTGGACGACTCCGCCACAAGGCGCTCAGCTGTTCCACAGTGGCGAGATCGATATTATGCCAACTTTTTCGAACCGGGCCTATCAATTGATCGCGCAAGGGGATGGGCTGGCGATTTGCTGGAATCAGGCATTTTACAACTCTTATGGCTGGGTCATCCCGAAAGGTAATCCCAAAGCCGAGCTGACTCGACGTCTCATCGTTTTCTCGCTGGAACCAGAGAGTCAGGCAGCTCGTTGCGCCAAGATCGGTGCCGGACCGTCTAATGTGAACGCATATCAGTTTATGAGCAAAGACGTCAGTCGATAA
- a CDS encoding aminotransferase class I/II-fold pyridoxal phosphate-dependent enzyme: protein MMRLAEMSADELQQMLRHVRAEYDAIRARKLKLNIARGRPGEEQLDLSNELLSLPKPDDWITEAGDDARNYGGDPKGLVELRRIFAPILDVPVEQVVVGGNSSLAIMHDVIVWALLKGVTAIATPWMKQGRIAFLSPVPGYELHHNMCIEYGIDLIPVPVTPKGPDMKVVEHHVRDPRVKGMWCVPTYANPTGEIWSDEVIDRLAAMEAAATDFRLFWDDAYVVHHLADNSKPAKRILPACAAAGNADRPLMFWSTSKITFATAGIGFFAASPANVRWFLDCAKRRGAGQDKLNQLRHARFLKDAGGVTRHMKRHRAILAPKFSAVLQAFERRLAGKGAAVWTRPEGGYFISVDTIAGAAQRAVRLAGDAGISLTAAGSTFPNGHDPKDSNIRIAPSFASLEDVRIAAEAIAISILLAAVEKQLGINDND, encoded by the coding sequence ATGATGCGGCTTGCCGAGATGAGCGCCGACGAACTTCAGCAGATGCTCCGCCACGTGAGGGCGGAATACGATGCTATTCGCGCGCGCAAATTGAAGCTGAACATCGCGCGCGGGCGCCCGGGAGAAGAGCAGCTCGATCTGTCGAACGAACTGCTTTCGCTACCGAAACCCGATGATTGGATCACGGAAGCTGGGGACGATGCACGAAATTACGGGGGCGATCCGAAGGGACTTGTCGAACTCCGCCGCATATTCGCTCCCATCCTAGACGTTCCAGTGGAGCAAGTCGTGGTAGGAGGTAACTCCAGCCTTGCGATCATGCATGATGTAATTGTGTGGGCTCTTCTAAAGGGTGTGACAGCAATTGCGACCCCTTGGATGAAACAGGGAAGAATCGCGTTCCTTAGCCCCGTGCCTGGTTATGAACTGCATCATAACATGTGCATCGAGTATGGCATCGATCTGATTCCGGTCCCTGTCACGCCCAAGGGGCCAGACATGAAGGTGGTGGAGCATCATGTGCGGGATCCACGTGTGAAGGGCATGTGGTGCGTGCCGACTTATGCCAATCCGACGGGCGAAATATGGTCCGATGAAGTAATTGATCGACTGGCTGCGATGGAGGCTGCGGCCACAGATTTTCGGCTCTTCTGGGACGATGCGTATGTCGTCCATCACTTAGCCGATAACAGCAAGCCAGCTAAACGGATCTTGCCTGCTTGCGCGGCCGCCGGGAATGCGGATCGACCGCTTATGTTCTGGTCTACCTCAAAGATTACCTTCGCCACAGCCGGTATCGGCTTCTTCGCAGCTTCTCCCGCGAACGTTCGTTGGTTTCTTGACTGCGCCAAGCGGCGTGGAGCTGGTCAAGACAAGCTTAATCAACTTCGTCACGCGCGTTTCCTCAAGGACGCAGGGGGCGTGACACGACACATGAAAAGACACCGCGCTATTCTTGCTCCCAAGTTTTCCGCAGTGCTCCAAGCGTTCGAAAGACGTCTCGCAGGCAAAGGTGCTGCCGTCTGGACTCGGCCTGAGGGCGGTTATTTCATCAGCGTCGATACTATTGCAGGCGCAGCGCAACGAGCTGTCAGGCTGGCGGGCGACGCGGGAATCTCTCTCACTGCAGCAGGATCGACTTTTCCAAACGGGCATGATCCCAAGGACAGCAATATCCGCATTGCGCCAAGTTTTGCATCGTTGGAAGACGTGCGGATTGCAGCTGAGGCAATTGCAATCTCAATTCTGCTGGCGGCAGTCGAGAAGCAGCTTGGCATCAATGACAATGACTGA
- a CDS encoding argininosuccinate lyase, producing METHAPQTYRSAANPGARLKQVPLDYLDNYKSRFDAITAPHIHAFDKAHLVALTEGGAIKRKIGQQLLAGLRQMEAEGVLNVHSKMNSGLHAGERYLTKLYGSEIGGQIATGRSSGDLNAVSRRRAFAAQICSALDGMMKLRHSLIELASKHIETVMAGNTHGQHAQPTTLAHWALMFELVAARHQQRYQEAHARINQSPAGAAIMTGSDFPIDRRRSSELLGFDGPLPNTFDAIISHDMEIEYAGLMAGLTHSLARLADDLQLWSTFEYGYVELPDYLCGTSSIMPQKKNPDGLEDIKSLATQASSAFLAVSMSERGPTGFTTMERVNTDSQLKAIGEMIPARLDTLSRLVGDVRFDVARMSYLAGANWCTATDLAAAIARETALGWRKAHELVAGFVAHCFNCGMMPNTVTSADLDAAANQLGFPAPSLDPQLFRESLSPLAFVGRRSTYGSPAPANVCAQIKLARESQTRDAEQQEKLRCVRERAAKALDEAVNAILE from the coding sequence ATGGAAACCCACGCTCCGCAAACTTATCGCAGCGCCGCCAACCCCGGAGCGCGTTTGAAGCAAGTTCCTCTAGATTATCTTGACAACTACAAGTCTCGGTTCGATGCGATAACGGCTCCGCATATTCATGCGTTCGACAAGGCCCATCTAGTTGCGCTAACCGAAGGGGGCGCAATTAAGCGTAAAATCGGACAGCAACTTCTAGCCGGCCTGCGACAGATGGAGGCAGAAGGTGTTCTAAATGTTCATTCTAAGATGAACTCGGGCCTGCACGCGGGCGAACGATATCTAACAAAGCTTTATGGCAGTGAAATTGGTGGGCAGATCGCCACCGGGCGCAGTTCGGGAGATCTGAATGCCGTTTCTCGAAGGAGGGCGTTTGCGGCTCAGATCTGTTCAGCCTTGGATGGCATGATGAAGCTGCGCCATTCTCTCATAGAATTGGCGTCGAAACACATCGAGACCGTCATGGCGGGCAACACGCATGGCCAGCACGCCCAGCCAACAACACTGGCGCATTGGGCTCTGATGTTTGAACTGGTCGCAGCCCGGCATCAGCAGCGATATCAAGAAGCTCATGCTCGCATCAATCAGTCGCCTGCTGGCGCTGCCATCATGACTGGGAGCGATTTTCCGATCGATCGTCGGCGCTCGTCAGAGCTCCTCGGCTTCGATGGGCCCTTGCCCAACACTTTCGATGCGATCATCAGCCACGACATGGAGATCGAATATGCCGGTCTCATGGCAGGTTTAACGCATTCGCTCGCTCGCTTGGCCGATGATCTGCAGTTATGGTCGACATTTGAATATGGCTATGTCGAATTGCCGGATTATCTGTGTGGTACTAGCTCGATCATGCCGCAGAAGAAAAATCCTGATGGGCTGGAGGACATCAAGAGTTTGGCGACGCAAGCATCATCGGCCTTCCTGGCTGTAAGCATGTCCGAACGCGGACCTACTGGTTTTACCACCATGGAGCGGGTCAATACGGACAGTCAGCTCAAGGCCATTGGTGAAATGATTCCCGCACGACTGGATACTCTGTCGCGCCTTGTGGGCGATGTGCGCTTTGATGTCGCGAGAATGAGCTATTTGGCGGGTGCCAACTGGTGCACCGCAACGGACCTTGCTGCGGCCATAGCGCGCGAGACTGCGTTGGGGTGGCGTAAAGCGCATGAATTGGTCGCCGGATTCGTGGCGCACTGTTTCAATTGCGGAATGATGCCAAACACGGTGACAAGTGCCGACTTGGATGCAGCAGCAAATCAGCTCGGTTTTCCTGCACCAAGCCTTGACCCCCAACTGTTTCGGGAAAGCCTTAGTCCACTCGCTTTCGTTGGCCGACGTTCGACTTACGGCAGCCCGGCGCCCGCCAATGTGTGCGCGCAGATAAAGCTCGCTCGCGAGAGCCAGACCAGAGATGCGGAGCAGCAGGAAAAGCTGCGTTGTGTTCGCGAACGCGCCGCTAAAGCTCTTGATGAAGCCGTGAATGCCATCCTTGAGTAA
- a CDS encoding biotin/lipoyl-containing protein, producing MDLKQIEVFCRKAAELNLQKIELKRGDIRLLLIAAAEVTSAFTSAPLSLQKADSLGSNQEGHKIRALTDGVFYRSDVQGGSPAVEVGQTITKGQIVAVVESMKTLFRVEADRAGTVRAILPDDGQVVCAGDTLLVLE from the coding sequence ATGGACCTGAAGCAGATCGAAGTTTTTTGCCGGAAGGCGGCTGAGCTCAATTTGCAGAAGATTGAGCTGAAAAGAGGGGACATTCGGCTGCTGCTGATCGCCGCCGCTGAAGTGACATCCGCTTTCACCAGCGCGCCGCTGTCACTGCAAAAAGCTGACAGTCTCGGTTCGAATCAAGAAGGTCATAAGATACGAGCTTTGACCGACGGAGTGTTTTATCGCTCGGATGTCCAGGGTGGTTCTCCTGCGGTTGAAGTAGGGCAGACAATCACCAAGGGGCAGATCGTTGCTGTCGTAGAGTCCATGAAAACACTGTTCCGTGTCGAAGCTGACAGAGCGGGGACGGTGCGAGCAATCCTACCCGACGACGGCCAGGTGGTTTGCGCGGGTGACACTCTTCTCGTTCTCGAGTGA
- a CDS encoding biotin carboxylase N-terminal domain-containing protein, whose protein sequence is MFDKVLIANRGEIAVRMERACGAIEAFKAGSADIRFLKNWLAAGLRLKRATSAVAS, encoded by the coding sequence ATGTTTGACAAGGTGCTGATCGCCAACCGTGGGGAAATAGCCGTTAGAATGGAGCGCGCCTGCGGTGCCATTGAAGCGTTCAAAGCCGGCAGCGCGGACATCCGGTTTCTGAAGAATTGGTTGGCCGCTGGGCTGAGGCTGAAGAGAGCCACTTCTGCGGTGGCATCATGA
- a CDS encoding biotin/lipoyl-containing protein, protein MTGLCDYIPQLTAIMRRHGLIRLEYEEGGEFINIELAATTDEKVRAAPPATANIVVRAVGPGRFLPRHPAAASAAVPMGSSLNSDDILGYLQDDLILIPIRTPQRGRLVTILIEEGAAVSYGAPLFEILPVDVE, encoded by the coding sequence ATGACGGGTCTTTGCGATTACATTCCGCAATTGACTGCCATCATGAGGCGCCATGGCTTGATCCGGCTGGAATATGAGGAAGGCGGCGAGTTTATAAACATTGAGCTTGCGGCGACGACCGACGAGAAGGTGCGAGCGGCGCCGCCGGCTACGGCAAATATTGTTGTTCGCGCGGTTGGGCCGGGAAGATTCTTACCAAGGCATCCCGCGGCGGCTTCAGCGGCGGTGCCGATGGGCTCGTCTTTAAACTCGGATGATATCCTCGGCTACCTACAGGATGATTTGATTCTAATCCCGATCAGAACGCCGCAGCGGGGGCGGTTGGTCACAATTCTTATCGAAGAAGGCGCCGCGGTTAGTTACGGCGCGCCCTTGTTCGAGATCCTTCCGGTAGACGTGGAGTAG
- a CDS encoding FAD-binding oxidoreductase, which produces MKYDVAIIGGGAIGSAAAYFLKLMAPASDVIVIERDPTYAIASTPRASGGVRRLFALSENIQLSNFSIPFFESFPKTMAIEGVDAEIGFKKNGYLFIVPLSATGMLRQNYDAQRDQGCNVVWLTPDGLKEKFPSMNVSDLGAGVHSPDDGWLDPHSVLMGFRKKSQSLGVKYLADDVVGMDRAAHAVTHARVASGAQIEADQFINCAGAWAKEICKQLGFDVPITPLRRFEHYFETQEPIEPLPYLKDPERLAFRPEGAGYSGGVPTLAEPRGYNFEVDYDYFESVVWPALAHRFPQFERTKCRSTLPGLYDQNDFDGNVIIGPGADGLGNFHMLAGFSGHGLMHAPGCGLAISELILKGRYETLDLTRFGWQRLIDDAPLPERGII; this is translated from the coding sequence ATGAAATATGATGTCGCAATTATTGGGGGCGGAGCCATCGGTTCCGCGGCTGCCTATTTTCTCAAGCTCATGGCGCCGGCTTCAGATGTCATAGTGATAGAGCGCGATCCGACCTATGCGATAGCCTCGACGCCACGGGCGTCTGGTGGCGTCCGACGTCTTTTCGCGCTTTCCGAGAATATCCAGCTTTCAAATTTCTCAATCCCCTTCTTTGAGTCATTTCCGAAGACGATGGCGATCGAAGGCGTGGATGCCGAGATCGGCTTTAAGAAAAATGGCTACCTCTTCATCGTGCCCCTTAGTGCGACGGGGATGTTGCGTCAAAATTACGACGCTCAACGAGATCAAGGTTGCAATGTCGTATGGCTGACGCCGGACGGTCTGAAAGAGAAATTCCCTTCGATGAACGTTTCGGACCTTGGCGCCGGCGTCCATTCTCCCGATGACGGCTGGCTGGATCCGCATAGTGTGCTGATGGGTTTTCGTAAGAAATCGCAATCTCTCGGCGTCAAATATCTTGCCGACGATGTGGTGGGGATGGACCGCGCCGCTCATGCTGTAACGCATGCCCGAGTGGCATCCGGCGCTCAGATTGAAGCGGATCAATTCATCAATTGCGCAGGAGCGTGGGCAAAGGAAATCTGCAAGCAACTGGGGTTCGATGTTCCAATCACCCCGCTGCGGCGTTTCGAACATTACTTCGAAACGCAAGAACCCATCGAGCCGCTGCCTTACCTCAAAGACCCCGAAAGATTAGCTTTCCGTCCCGAAGGCGCCGGCTATTCAGGCGGTGTTCCGACGCTCGCGGAACCGCGGGGCTATAATTTCGAGGTCGACTACGACTATTTCGAATCAGTTGTGTGGCCAGCATTGGCGCACCGTTTCCCGCAGTTCGAACGGACGAAATGCCGTTCAACTTTGCCGGGTCTCTATGATCAGAACGACTTCGACGGCAATGTCATCATCGGGCCGGGGGCCGATGGTCTGGGCAATTTCCACATGCTGGCGGGCTTCTCAGGTCACGGCCTGATGCATGCGCCCGGCTGTGGTCTGGCGATTTCCGAACTTATCCTGAAGGGACGATACGAAACGCTGGATTTAACTCGTTTCGGTTGGCAGCGACTGATCGACGACGCCCCTCTGCCCGAGCGCGGCATCATATAG
- a CDS encoding FAD-binding oxidoreductase, which yields MASVKSAEVAIIGSGTIGIAVAYYLAKHHGITDIALIDQGPPMAFTSAQSGENYRNWWTHPLMVRLSDRSIQLMEDIARESGNRLNMTRRGYVLASRKTDASELIEGLRFSLGAEFDEQVRIHEGTTSRSYQRPADADWTLAPRGFDLLRNPELIQSLFPNYDRDLRTILHVRQAGDISGQQMGAFMLEYTGSVGAHRMQGMVDGIRAEREGGFTIAFKDEGTSKTLRAVKLINCAGPFANDIAAMLDVELPLFNVMQQKIAFEDVHKVIPRDMPFSIDLDDQMINWTEEEASLLRASADTAWLTQPMTGAIHCRPDGGDGGSWLRLGWAYNERAQVNATWDVPLDDRFPEIVLRGASRLNPGLRTYIGRLTRGLHHYSGWYTRTHDNWPLVGPMGPEGSYMCVGLSGFGTMMACAVGEQTAAWVADKPLPGSAVFTMDRFTDPSLIPDLGSVGAGLL from the coding sequence ATGGCGAGCGTGAAAAGCGCCGAGGTCGCTATCATCGGGTCCGGTACGATTGGTATCGCGGTCGCCTACTATCTGGCCAAACACCACGGCATCACTGATATCGCGCTCATCGACCAAGGCCCTCCGATGGCCTTCACGTCCGCTCAGTCTGGCGAGAATTATCGAAATTGGTGGACCCATCCACTGATGGTTCGTCTCTCTGATCGTTCCATCCAGCTCATGGAAGACATCGCGCGAGAGTCGGGCAATCGGCTGAACATGACTCGACGCGGATATGTCTTGGCGTCGCGAAAGACAGATGCCTCCGAGCTGATCGAGGGATTGCGCTTCAGCTTGGGTGCGGAATTCGATGAGCAGGTACGGATCCATGAGGGTACCACGAGCCGCAGTTATCAACGACCCGCAGACGCTGACTGGACGCTGGCGCCACGAGGCTTCGATCTGCTTCGCAATCCCGAGCTGATCCAATCGCTGTTTCCCAATTATGATCGCGACCTGCGAACAATCCTGCATGTACGCCAAGCCGGCGACATTTCGGGGCAGCAGATGGGAGCCTTCATGCTGGAATACACGGGCAGCGTCGGCGCGCACCGCATGCAGGGCATGGTCGACGGCATTAGGGCGGAGCGAGAAGGCGGGTTTACTATCGCTTTTAAGGACGAGGGGACCTCTAAGACTCTCCGAGCGGTCAAGCTAATTAACTGTGCGGGTCCCTTTGCGAACGACATTGCCGCCATGCTCGACGTCGAGTTGCCCCTATTCAATGTGATGCAGCAGAAAATCGCCTTCGAGGATGTTCACAAGGTCATTCCTCGGGACATGCCGTTTTCGATCGACCTCGATGATCAAATGATCAATTGGACGGAAGAAGAAGCTAGCCTGCTTCGGGCCAGTGCAGACACTGCCTGGCTCACACAACCAATGACCGGCGCAATTCATTGCCGTCCCGACGGAGGAGACGGCGGCAGCTGGCTACGGCTCGGATGGGCCTACAACGAGAGGGCGCAGGTAAACGCGACCTGGGACGTTCCGCTGGACGACCGCTTTCCCGAAATTGTGCTTCGAGGGGCTTCGAGGCTCAACCCCGGACTCAGGACCTATATCGGACGGCTGACGCGCGGTCTGCATCATTATAGCGGCTGGTATACGCGGACCCACGACAATTGGCCGCTGGTCGGGCCCATGGGACCGGAAGGCTCCTATATGTGCGTCGGTCTTTCCGGCTTTGGCACGATGATGGCTTGCGCTGTCGGAGAGCAAACGGCCGCATGGGTTGCGGATAAGCCGTTGCCCGGATCGGCTGTCTTCACAATGGACAGGTTCACGGATCCTTCGTTGATCCCTGATCTGGGCTCGGTGGGCGCGGGGCTGCTTTGA
- a CDS encoding amidase translates to MSDSHTLPLGDVAFATIGELSRALATKQVTSLEITERFLARIAKFDPQLHAFVAIYADSARVAAKTADARRAGGNALHMLDGIPFAVKDLFDVKGRPTRAGSLATASTPAENTAHAVQRLLDRGMVLIGKTHTVEFAFGGWGCNPVCGTPVNPWDTSVARVPGGSSSGSGVAVAAGLVPVALGTDTGGSIRTPASLCGIVGHKSTLGLVGRGGVFPLAPTFDTVGPLARSIRDAALVLDALQGRDPQDPSTYGIGRINPLGELTAGVEGLILRAPTDSQLKFVDPRIMDLFHKALGDLKRLGAHIDVRPMPRSHEEYAAHASGITGTEGWNGLSQYIEGLDSRVDRLIAQRMRKSSGISARDYFGLLTTRREMQVEFDRYLEGAAAFLLPSAPIVTPEIEGAHEQTAPFGLLARIANLMDLAAISIPMGLAALMPVGLQITVRRFGDATAFRIAQAFDRERGGAVAIPPGYI, encoded by the coding sequence ATGAGTGACAGCCATACATTGCCCCTTGGTGACGTCGCGTTCGCTACGATCGGGGAGCTTTCGCGCGCATTGGCCACCAAGCAGGTCACGTCGCTCGAGATCACGGAGCGTTTTCTGGCGCGGATTGCGAAGTTCGACCCGCAGCTCCATGCCTTCGTCGCAATCTACGCGGATTCGGCTCGCGTAGCTGCCAAGACCGCCGATGCACGGCGTGCGGGCGGCAACGCTTTGCATATGCTGGACGGGATACCTTTCGCGGTCAAAGATCTATTTGATGTCAAGGGGAGACCGACCCGGGCCGGATCGCTTGCGACCGCATCGACCCCTGCGGAGAACACAGCCCACGCTGTTCAGCGCCTCCTCGATCGAGGAATGGTTCTCATCGGGAAAACGCACACCGTTGAATTCGCTTTTGGTGGTTGGGGGTGCAATCCCGTCTGCGGTACGCCGGTGAATCCCTGGGATACCTCGGTTGCGAGAGTACCCGGCGGATCATCCAGCGGATCGGGAGTCGCGGTCGCGGCGGGGCTCGTGCCGGTTGCGCTCGGGACCGATACCGGCGGCTCAATTCGTACCCCCGCATCGCTTTGTGGAATTGTTGGCCACAAGAGTACGCTCGGCTTGGTCGGCCGGGGCGGCGTCTTTCCATTGGCGCCGACATTTGACACTGTGGGTCCGTTGGCCCGCAGCATCCGGGATGCCGCGTTGGTACTCGATGCCTTGCAAGGGCGGGATCCCCAGGATCCCTCGACCTACGGAATTGGGCGCATAAATCCTCTTGGCGAGTTAACGGCTGGCGTCGAGGGCTTGATCTTGCGAGCGCCAACTGACTCTCAGCTCAAATTCGTCGACCCCCGAATTATGGACCTTTTCCATAAGGCACTGGGCGACCTCAAGAGACTAGGCGCTCACATAGATGTGCGTCCCATGCCTCGGAGTCACGAAGAATATGCGGCTCACGCATCCGGTATCACGGGGACCGAAGGCTGGAATGGGCTATCGCAATACATCGAGGGGCTCGACAGTCGAGTTGATCGTTTGATAGCGCAGCGAATGCGCAAAAGCAGTGGCATCAGCGCGAGGGACTATTTCGGCCTGCTTACAACCCGCCGCGAAATGCAGGTGGAATTCGATCGTTATCTGGAAGGCGCAGCAGCGTTTCTCTTGCCCTCGGCTCCGATCGTGACTCCAGAGATCGAGGGGGCGCACGAGCAAACCGCACCTTTTGGTCTCCTCGCCCGTATAGCCAATCTAATGGACTTGGCCGCTATATCGATACCCATGGGGCTCGCAGCCCTTATGCCGGTAGGTCTGCAAATTACCGTCCGCCGTTTTGGTGATGCAACGGCCTTCCGGATTGCGCAAGCGTTTGACCGCGAACGAGGGGGCGCCGTAGCAATCCCTCCCGGATACATATGA
- a CDS encoding thiamine pyrophosphate-binding protein, producing MSDEQAAALSPESVVAQMKQNGVSHVVWLPDSETNWLFLKMQEEQSLSLVGVAREGHACSIAAGLFAGGAKPIVLVQNTGMMESGDSMRGWLLNLNVPVVFLVGYRGYTRHGVNHDSAAEYTERFLLAFGIKFYMVESNADADRISLAFTESELTQRPVVVLIADEFHGFN from the coding sequence ATGAGTGACGAGCAAGCCGCGGCACTGAGTCCCGAATCGGTCGTTGCGCAAATGAAGCAAAACGGCGTGTCGCATGTTGTTTGGCTGCCAGATAGCGAGACGAACTGGCTGTTCTTGAAAATGCAGGAGGAGCAATCGCTGAGCTTGGTCGGCGTCGCCCGCGAAGGGCATGCCTGCTCAATAGCGGCCGGACTTTTCGCAGGAGGAGCAAAGCCGATCGTGTTGGTGCAGAATACCGGCATGATGGAATCGGGAGATTCCATGCGCGGCTGGCTGCTCAATCTGAACGTTCCGGTCGTCTTCTTGGTTGGTTACCGCGGTTACACGCGGCACGGCGTCAATCACGATAGCGCGGCCGAATATACAGAACGCTTCCTGCTCGCTTTCGGAATCAAGTTCTACATGGTGGAAAGTAATGCGGACGCCGATCGCATCTCGCTCGCTTTCACCGAGTCTGAACTAACTCAGCGCCCAGTCGTCGTACTGATCGCCGACGAATTTCACGGTTTTAATTGA
- a CDS encoding thiamine pyrophosphate-dependent enzyme gives MIYTKDLVHAFAPHRRNALVVSGRSGQYWLDISEGGADLPVGDPSMGGHAGFSFGLALAQPEKPVVVFDSEGDLLMNLSILTTIAEKAPRNYYYFLMDNECYATTGGQPVPNAKNVAYDLVARGCGINRTYFFDDLATYTAALPEILAKDGPVFVWNKIHPEIENRPPGQRAPWRKRSPAKVVADTRKFLGVTR, from the coding sequence ATGATTTACACAAAAGATCTTGTCCACGCTTTCGCACCTCATCGCAGGAATGCGCTCGTCGTCTCGGGTCGCTCGGGTCAATATTGGTTGGACATCAGCGAAGGAGGTGCGGACCTTCCAGTCGGTGATCCTTCCATGGGCGGTCATGCCGGCTTTAGTTTTGGGCTCGCATTGGCCCAACCTGAGAAGCCGGTAGTCGTTTTCGATTCTGAGGGCGATCTACTAATGAACCTCAGCATCTTGACAACGATCGCCGAAAAGGCGCCTCGAAACTACTACTACTTCTTGATGGACAACGAATGCTATGCCACAACTGGTGGACAGCCCGTACCGAACGCGAAGAACGTTGCTTATGACCTTGTGGCTCGCGGATGTGGCATCAATCGCACTTATTTTTTCGATGATCTAGCCACATATACTGCCGCCCTGCCAGAAATCCTGGCGAAGGACGGGCCCGTCTTCGTCTGGAATAAGATCCACCCAGAAATCGAAAACCGTCCGCCAGGTCAGCGCGCGCCGTGGCGTAAGCGTAGTCCGGCAAAAGTGGTGGCCGACACACGAAAATTCCTCGGAGTGACCCGATGA